In a genomic window of Platichthys flesus chromosome 24, fPlaFle2.1, whole genome shotgun sequence:
- the pfdn2 gene encoding prefoldin subunit 2, protein MNQEHPSKMAANSSSTGSKPSSVAGAKPAGPSAEQVVSTFQRMRQEQRGMASKAAELEMDINEHSLVIDTLREVDASRKCFRLVGGVLVERTVKEVLPALENNKEQISKIIESINTKMQSKGRELTEYRERYNIRLVGEGEGEGQTGASSGDSEGGGSKSGAGVLVS, encoded by the exons ATGAATCAG GAACACCCTTCCAAAATGgcagccaacagcagcagcacgggCAGCAAGCCGAGCAGCGTCGCCGGAGCTAAACCGGCCGGTCCTTCCGCGGAGCAG GTGGTGTCCACGTTCCAGAGGATGCGTCAGGAACAACGTGGCATGGCTTCTAAAGCTGCTGAGCTGGAGATGGACATCAACGAGCACAG cctAGTGATCGACACGCTGAGGGAAGTGGACGCTTCGAGGAAATGCTTTCGCCTGGTTGGAGGAGTTCTGGTGGAGAGAACAGTAAAGGAAGTTCTACCAGCcctggaaaacaacaaagaacAG ATCTCCAAAATAATCGAGAGCATCAACACAAAAATGCAGTCGAAAGGACGGGAGCTCACCGAGTACAGGGAGCGCTACAACATCCGGctggtgggggagggggagggggagggccAGACGGGGGCGTCGTCCGGGGACAGCGAAGGAGGCGGCTCAAAGAGCGGCGCTGGGGTTTTAGTGTCGTAG
- the b4gat1 gene encoding beta-1,4-glucuronyltransferase 1, with the protein MSPRCSAFRVVLGALLLVALLQLVYLSFLSRFHGTQQRYRFSELFGRSGPQRAAHPERNTRKERLRFSLSTGGIFDHSGQYRVYKNLIQSDSSSNQKPGSVVLALATHTTINNLHHLDSLLDRWHHPLSVAIFAHRPDVKFATALVYALSFFCPQVQALVDFHLVCLSGETASFPEQDHELFEGLEDCSSVFSRLETHRDQFKNYAISGNVSYPNNLLRNVARGGTESSYVLVLDMDMMPSADLHPQFLAMISGREAAGDEVFVLPAFEIRHARKMPATKPELVQLYQVGEVRPFYEELCPRCQAPTNYSRWVNSHVRGVLEVAYTLGWVDPWEPFYIGPNVVPLYDENFKQYGFNRISQACELHVAGYRFSVLSSAFVVHRGFKVQGEFHARKDEENKRNRVLFRSFKEGLKTKYPSSTRRC; encoded by the exons ATGTCCCCTCGCTGCTCGGCCTTCCGGGTGGTGCTGGGCGCCCTGCTGCTCGTGGCGCTGCTGCAGCTCGTGTACCTGTCCTTCCTGTCCCGGTTCCACGGGACCCAGCAGCGCTACCGCTTCTCCGAGCTGTTCGGCCGCTCCGGGCCCCAGCGGGCCGCGCACCCCGAGAGGAACACGCGCAAGGAGCGGCTGCGGTTCTCCCTGTCCACCGGGGGGATCTTCGACCACAGCGGCCAGTACCGGGTGTACAAGAACCTGATCCAGAGTGACTCCAGCTCGAACCAGAAGCCGGGCTCGGTGGTCCTGGCCCTAGCGACCCACACGACCATCAACAACCTGCACCACCTGGACTCGCTCCTGGACCGGTGGCACCACCCGCTCTCTGTGGCCATCTTCGCACACAGGCCAGATGTGAAGTTCGCCACGGCTCTGGTTTACGCTCTCAGCTTCTTCTGCCCTCAGGTCCAGGCCCTGGTGGACTTCCACCTGGTCTGCCTGTCCGGGGAGACGGCCAGTTTCCCCGAGCAGGACCATGAGCTCTTTGAAGGTCTGGAGGACTGCTCCTCGGTCTTCAGCCGACTGGAGACCCACAGGGACCAGTTCAAGAACTACGCCATCAGCGGAAACGTCTCCTACCCCAACAACCTTCTCCGTAACGTGGCTCGAGGTGGAACCGAGTCCTCCTACGTCCTGGTCCTGGACATGGACATGATGCCAAGTGCCGACCTGCACCCGCAGTTCTTGGCCATGATCTCCGGTCGAGAGGCCGCGGGCGACGAGGTCTTCGTGTTGCCCGCGTTCGAGATCCGCCATGCCAGGAAGATGCCCGCCACCAAGCCGGAGCTGGTCCAGCTCTACCAGGTCGGGGAGGTGCGGCCGTTCTACGAGGAGCTGTGCCCTCGCTGCCAGGCCCCCACCAACTACTCCCGCTGGGTCAACAGCCACGTCCGAGGGGTGCTGGAGGTGGCCTACACGCTGGGCTGGGTGGACCCCTGGGAGCCCTTCTACATCGGGCCCAACGTGGTGCCCCTCTACGACGAGAACTTCAAGCAGTACGGATTCAACCGCATCAGCCAG gcctgCGAGCTGCATGTGGCTGGTTACAGGTTCTCGGTTCTGAGCTCGGCCTTCGTGGTTCACCGGGGCTTCAAGGTCCAGGGGGAGTTCCACGCCCGGAAAGACGAGGAGAACAAACGCAACCGGGTTCTGTTCCGCAGCTTCAAAGAGGGTCTGAAGACCAAAtacccctcctccaccaggaggtgctga